DNA from Leptospira harrisiae:
AACGGATTCCGGGGAAACAACTTTCCAGTTAGGACTTGGCCATTCTGGTTTCAATCGCTGAGTGAGAGTGGAAACTTCTGGTTCACCACCAAAGGGAGAAAGGTCTTTGCCACAATGTACAAAGGTCAATAAAAGTAAAATGAGAAGACTTCGTTTCATAGAATTCCTGATTGAGATTCGATTCAGAATTCTAAGCGAGTCTTTGTCGTTTGCAAAGGAAAAAAGAAAGAGATTATACTTTTTCTGCGTATCCTTTTAGTTTTTGTACCATAGAAAAAAGTCCGTTCCTTCTTGAGATCGATAGAAATTTTGCAAGGCCCACTTCTTCTATAAAACCAAGTGAGGCATCCGCTATATCTTTCGGAGATTGTCCTGAAAACACCCTTATTAAAATTGCGATGAGACCTTTGGTAAGAGCGGTGTCGCTGTCGGCATCAAACTCTAACTTTCCTGATTCTAATTTTGGGGCCACCCAAACTCGGGATTGGCAACCAGGGACTATATATTCTTCTGTTCGTTTTTCATCTGGATAGGGAGGAAGTTCCTCACCTAACTCAATGAGGTATTGAAATTTTTCTTCCCAGTCGGTTAGATCAGCAAACTCAGCTATGATTTCTTTTTGAATTTCTTCAATCGACTTACTCATGTTTGGTACTCGGTATTGGAATTTCTGCAAACTTATCTTTTTTTCTCATGTAGAATTGATTGAAGTTTGTCTTAGTTAAATTTTTTAATTCGACTCGGTTGACAGTAGAAACAGTGAGTTCATATAAATCACCATTGGATTTAAAAAAATAATCCATCCGGAGTTTCTCTTCCAAAACATATTCTACATCATTCCAAAGTAGTTTTTTTGATTCGAAATCCACATACATACATTCAGGAGGTTTGACGAGAACATAACAAAATTCACCAGCTTTGGGTACACCTTTATAAAATAATCCACAGTTGGAAAAAAAAATGGAAATCATACTAAAAAACAAAATAGCGACTGTTAGACGCCTGGTTTGGGATTTAGAAAAAAAGTTGGAAAATGAAAAATGGAAAACTTTCATTCTTTTTTTTCCGGTGTTAAATCCAATTTCGTTTTGGTTCCTGGTTTTTCAGAAATCATCTTAGCCACAAGAAGAGGAATCTCTGGATTTTTTTTACCTGTAGATAGATAAAATTCTTCTAAGAGATCAATGCCTTTTTGAGAAAGATTTTGTAAATGAAAGATAGTAGCTTCTGTAATGATAGAAGTTTCAGTAATTCGATCTGGATTGTTCGACTTGGCTTGTCTAAGTAGAGACAAAGCACCCACATAATCTTTTTTGTAAAACTTTCCAAGTCCTTTTAAAAAATTCTCTTCTCTTGGAGTGAATTGGATCCCCGCCTTATATGTTGGGTCTTTTGTTATTGTGATGAGTTTATCAAGTCCAGATGCATCACCAGCTAACATAGTATTAAAGGTGAGTAACCAAATATAAACAGTTTGGAACTCTGGGGAAAGTTTAGAACGATCCAAATTTCCATATTCCCCAATCAAAACTTGTGGTCTTTTGACTTGGCGGTGTGTTTCTCCTAAAAACAACAAAACTTTGTTGTTTTCCCAATCGGAAAATGGAGAAGAAGAAAAAGATTCGGCTGTCCTCGCATTCCAAAATATAGAATCCAAAGTAGAATCAGCAAGAACCGATGTCCCAATGAAGTTTTGGAACTCGGATCCTAAGTGTAAAATCAAACTATCGTGGTCAAAATAAATTCCGATTCGATATAAATTCCAAAACAAACTTCGCGATATTAAATGAAAGGCTACAGGATCGGTTGGATCTTTTTCTGAAAAGGTTGTGGCAATGGATTGGAAATCTTCTATATCCTTTTCTTTGAGGTTTCCTGATTTCCAGAGTTCAATTGTTTTTTCTTTGGTTTTTTCTGCTCTGACACTTTGGTCTTTTGCAAAAAGAAAATAAATTTCTTTTCTATAGGTAAACCCTAACACGGACAGACCAAGCGCTAAAACCAATAGAAATAGCGGTGCCTTTGATTTCTTCTTTCTGTGCGGTTCGTACCGGGAGTAAATCGCCATCGTTGGTTCCCATTTTTTTTTGCCCTCCCCACTTGACACGGCTTTTTCTTTGTGATTTAGTGAGAAGGGTATGGAAGATGACTTTTTAGATGATGACGAATTCGACGCTGATAGCCTCAACGAAGACGTCGTAACGTATGCCTGTGAGGATTGTGACCACCGTTGGGAAGCTGAGGGGGAGGACGAATACCTCGATTCTTGGGAGTTGATCTGCCCTATGTGCGGATCTTCGAATATCACCGAACTGTAATTTGTCTTATTTTCAGTATATTTTTGGTTTTTTGATTCTACCTTCGCTCCTTTGGGGCGAGGTCTCCGGTTTTTCAACCCTATATGCAGAATTTAAAAAAGGAAATTATGCGACTGTTTCCAAAGGTTCCCTCCAATATTTAAATGGAACGGAAAATGAAAAGGATCCTCGGATTTTTTTCCTCTACGTATCGACAGAAGAGAATTGGGGCCAATTGAAAACGGAGGTGGTGAGAAAAGCTCCACCTAACTTTCGATCGTCGACACACTACTGGAATGCAATTTATTTGTTTATGGAAAGGGCGCTGGTGTTTGGCGAATCTGATTTACTCATCGAATGGGGAAAAGAATTCCAAAAATCAGGAAAACAAAGCCCAAAATACAACGACGCATTATTATTATATGGGCTTGGTCTTTTGGATTTAAAAAATGAACCTGAAGCCAAAAAGGTTTTTTCAGAAATTGAATCCAATTCTCCCTCCAAACATGTGTTATCTCAGCTTGAAGAAATCAAATCTTCGGGAAAATAAATGAAGGGCTTGCGTATAACAAAAGGAAAGTGGAAGGGAAAGGAAATTCCTGCACCACCCGATGTATCAGGGCATTTGAATTTTACCAATAGTTTAGTAAAAAAGGCTATTTTTTCTCTCATGGATTCTCGACTCCTTTCTTGGGGTCTCGGTTTTGATTCAGTTTTGTTTTGTGATTATTTTGCAGGTAGTGGACAAATATCTGCTGAAGCCTATAGCCTTTCTGTTCACAGACTTCTCACTTATGAATTGGACCAAACTCGATTTAGACAACTCCATACACTTTTTCGTGGACTCGCTCAAGTTCAATTGTTTCGAAAAGATGCAACCAAACATGCATTAAAATGGGAATTGGGCGAAGAATCTGCTTATATTTTTTATTTGGACCCACCTTATACGTATTGGTCGGAAACACCCGCCCGAATGAAAGAGATGATAGAAAGTTTATATTCTTTTTGCATAACATTACAAAAACCTTTTTTGATTTTATGC
Protein-coding regions in this window:
- a CDS encoding SufE family protein → MSKSIEEIQKEIIAEFADLTDWEEKFQYLIELGEELPPYPDEKRTEEYIVPGCQSRVWVAPKLESGKLEFDADSDTALTKGLIAILIRVFSGQSPKDIADASLGFIEEVGLAKFLSISRRNGLFSMVQKLKGYAEKV
- a CDS encoding RsmD family RNA methyltransferase, encoding MKGLRITKGKWKGKEIPAPPDVSGHLNFTNSLVKKAIFSLMDSRLLSWGLGFDSVLFCDYFAGSGQISAEAYSLSVHRLLTYELDQTRFRQLHTLFRGLAQVQLFRKDATKHALKWELGEESAYIFYLDPPYTYWSETPARMKEMIESLYSFCITLQKPFLILCQIPEHQPIDKIWSEVPHKVREYGSHLIIETGYENAENSLR